One genomic window of Solanum dulcamara chromosome 12, daSolDulc1.2, whole genome shotgun sequence includes the following:
- the LOC129875558 gene encoding uncharacterized protein LOC129875558: MVLLYKNKGDIQNCNNYKGIKLLSHTIKIWEKVVEMMVMRGVSISENQFVFMSGWSTIETIHLMRRLVEKFRERKRNFCMVFIDLEKAYDKVLRNVFWRCMEAKGILMVYIDIYDGAKTWVRTVRGDSEHFPVEMRLHQGSEEVPWCILFADDIVLIDENRDTVNDRLEVWRQTLESKWFKLSRIKTEYLEHKFSVGMDEKGMKVRLATQPIPKRENFKYLESVIQSSEDINDDVMHRMWATWMKWRIAFGVLSFHLSLGAYNMMAKLLEEQLKRGIICSSAGNHAQGVALASQRLG; encoded by the exons ATGGTTctattgtacaagaacaagggtgatattCAAAATTGTAATAATTACAAGGGTATCAAATTGCTAAGCCACACTATAAAAATTTGGGAGAAAGTGGTGGAGATGATGGTGATGAGAGGAGTGTCAATTTCAGAGAATCAGTTCGTATTCATGTCAGGGTGGTCGACTATTGAAACAATCCATCTTAtgcggagactggtggagaaatttaggGAAAGAAAGAGGAATTTTtgtatggtgttcattgatcttgaaaaggcctatgacaaagttTTGAGGAATGTCTTTTGGAGGTGTATGGAGGCTAAAGGTATTCTGATGGTGTATATTGACATCtatgatggagctaagactTGGGTTAGGACGGTGAGAGGTGACTCAGAGCATTTTCCTGTTGAGATGCGACTACATCAAGGATCT gaggaggttccatggtgtattcTATTTGCGGATGATATAGTATTGATTGATGAGAATCGGGACACAGTTAATGATAGATtagaggtttggagacaaactctgGAGTCCAAATGGTTCAAATTGAGCAGGATCAAGACAGAATACTTAGAGCACAAATTTAGTGTTGGGATGGATGAAAAGGGAATgaaagtgaggcttgccactcaACCTATCCCCAAGAGAGAAAACTTTAAATATCTTGAATCCGTCATCCAGAGTAGTGAGGACATCAACGATGATGTCATGCATCGTATGTGGGCAacatggatgaaatggaggattGCCTTTGGagtcct GTCTTTTCATTTAAGCTTAGGAGCTTACAATATGATGGCCAAACTCTTAGAGGAGCAGCTGAAAAGAGGTATCATTTGCTCATCAGCTGGGAATCATGCTCAAGGTGTTGCATTAGCTTCTCAAAGACTTGGCTGA
- the LOC129876665 gene encoding polyadenylate-binding protein 7-like, which produces MAVPPTVLATPSSLYVGDLHHDVSDGQLFDFFSEFKSIASVRVCRDSSTGRSLCYGYVNFVSPQDAIRAIEVKNNSILNGKVIRVSWSLRDPDARRSGKGNVFIKNISDNIDNAKLQEMFQKFGNILSCKIVTSEEGKSKGYGFVQFGSEESADAAIEKLNGTMAGDKKMYVAKFVKKADRVLPNPDAKYTNLYFKNLDLDISEEHLREKFSGFGKILSLVIAKDESGASKGFGFVNFDDPGDARKAMEVMNGSPVGSKNLYVARAQKKAEREQLLKRLFEERRREQIMKYQGSNVYVKNIDDDVSENELHSLFSQCGTITSAKVMQDEKGVSKGFGFVCFSTVEEAYNAVNTFYGYMLHRKPLYVAIAQRKEERQAQLQLQHAQRIAGLTGASAMFPGTYPPIYYPGHSVVPQVPTRPGMMYQALGMRPGWGTNGFTNTTRPSFQPSQVPLVPNTYRPYRQNRGRMNGHMPASNMTNVQQSGQSVVSSNEASNSQRAGTVKYVRNGRTRDMNKGPFISDAGSIAGGSVSNGSEMLSTLLASANPEQQKQILGEHLYPLVSKHKPELASKITGMLLEMDNAELLLLLESPESLETKVEEAFEVLKLSKAKVSSQESLHPSFLSAEVAVN; this is translated from the exons ATGGCGGTTCCTCCGACTGTCCTTGCAACGCCATCATCATTGTACGTTGGTGATCTTCACCACGACGTTTCCGATGGACAACTTTTTGATTTCTTTTCGGAGTTCAAAAGCATTGCTTCGGTCCGCGTCTGCCGTGATTCATCTACTGGGCGTTCTCTCTGCTACGGCTACGTGAACTTTGTTTCTCCTCAGGATG CTATACGCGCTATTGAGGTGAAAAATAACTCCATCCTCAATGGGAAAGTTATAAGGGTTAGTTGGTCTCTACGTGACCCTGATGCAAGACGGAGTGGAAAAGGAAACGTTTTCATCAAG AACATAAGTGATAACATTGACAACGCGAAGCTTCAAGAAATGTTTCAAAAGTTTGGAAATATCTTATCTTGTAAAATTGTCACTTCTGAGGAAGGAAAGAGCAAAGGCTACGGCTTTGTTCAGTTTGGGTCAGAGGAGTCTGCAGATGCTGCTATTGAGAAGCTTAATGGGACCATGGCTGGAGACAAGAAGAT GTATGTTGCTAAGTTTGTCAAAAAGGCTGACCGGGTTTTGCCCAATCCTGATGCTAAGTATACAAATCTGTACTTCAAGAACCTGGACCTTGACATCTCAGAGGAACATCTTAGAGAAAAGTTTTCTGGCTTTGGGAAGattcttagcttggtcattgcaaAAGATGAGAGTGGAGCTTCAAAGGGTTTTGGATTTGTGAACTTTGATGATCCTGGTGATGCTAGAAAAGCTATGGAAGTTATGAATGGATCACCCGTTG GATCCAAGAACTTGTATGTAGCTAGAGCACAAAAGAAAGCAGAGCGCGAACAACTTCTGAAGCGCCTCTTTGAAGAGAGAAGGAGAGAACAAATTATGAAATACCAG GGTTCAAATGTGTATGTCAAgaatattgatgatgatgtctcTGAGAATGAGCTGCATTCATTGTTTAGCCAATGTGGCACAATTACTTCTGCGAAAGTTATGCAAGATGAGAAAGGTGTGAGTAAGGGTTTTGGATTTGTATGCTTCTCCACAGTAGAGGAGGCCTATAACGCCGTGAATACTTTTTATG GATATATGCTGCACCGAAAGCCGTTATATGTGGCTATTGCTCAAAGGAAAGAGGAAAGACAGGCCCAGCTACAGCTACAGCATGCACAACGAATTGCAGGGCTAACAGGAGCTTCAGCTATGTTTCCTGGCACATATCCTCCTATTTACTATCCAGGCCACAGCGTTGTTCCTCAGGTACCTACACGGCCTGGGATGATGTATCAGGCTCTTGGTATGAGGCCAGGTTGGGGTACTAATGGGTTCACAAACACCACCAGACCTAGCTTTCAACCTTCTCAGGTTCCATTG GTTCCTAATACTTATCGACCATATCGGCAGAACAGGGGAAGGATGAATGGACATATGCCAGCTTCAAACATGACCAATGTGCAGCAATCAGGTCAATCAGTGGTGTCATCGAATGAAGCTAGCAATTCTCAG CGTGCTGGGACGGTCAAATATGTGCGCAATGGTCGGACTCGTGACATGAACAAAGGACCTTTCATATCAGATGCTGGTTCCATTGCAGGTGGATCAGTTTCCAATGGATCTGAAATGCTGAGTACCTTGCTTGCTTCTGCTAATCCTGAGCAGCAGAAACAGATACTTGGAGAGCACCTTTATCCTCTTGTCAGTAAACATAAG CCTGAGCTTGCTTCAAAGATAACTGGAATGCTCTTGGAGATGGATAATGCTGAACTACTGTTATTATTGGAGTCTCCAGAATCTCTGGAAACCAAGGTGGAGGAAGCTTTTGAGGTGCTCAAGCTCTCTAAGGCCAAAGTTTCTAGCCAAGAGTCACTTCACCCAAGTTTTCTTTCTGCAGAAGTTGCAGTCAACTGA
- the LOC129876666 gene encoding thiamine-repressible mitochondrial transport protein THI74-like produces the protein MKDQSWRWLLGLVYIITVASIWIAASFVVQSVVDAGVSPFLVTYLCNSLFIVYIPLVEIVRYIEDKYGSLLFWRNKKNITLQDSGESEEAILLDEKPETSKLVVADGDSVLKKRIFYQNVDIGLDAKGRWTRSRVAKVSLLICPIWFLAQLTFNLSLKYTTVTSNTILSSSSSLFTFLVSLVFLGEVFTWVKLFSVLLCMGGTIIVSLGDSKSGSSKVASNPVLGDILSLVSAAMYAVYITLIRKKLHDDDGKSGHASMAQFLGYLGLFNMLIFLPIPLVLNFANLEPFNTLTWKQLGLIVGKGMFDNVLSDLLWAKAILLTSTTVATAGLTIQVPLAAIVDSLTGNAPPIMDYIGAAAVMVGFAGINIPSDSCSVPEEASIELENGKIQSTEPDHPSPR, from the coding sequence aTGAAAGATCAATCTTGGAGATGGCTTTTGGGTTTGGTTTATATAATTACTGTTGCCTCTATATGGATTGCTGCTAGTTTTGTCGTTCAGTCCGTTGTCGATGCCGGTGTTTCACCTTTTCTTGTTACATACCTCTGTAATTCTTTGTTCATAGTGTATATTCCCCTTGTCGAAATTGTACGTTATATAGAGGATAAATATGGAAGCTTGTTATTTTGgcgaaataagaaaaatatcacTTTGCAAGATTCAGGTGAATCAGAGGAGGCTATTCTTCTTGATGAGAAACCTGAGACAAGTAAATTGGTTGTTGCTGATGGGGATTCTGTATTAAAGAAGcgaattttttatcaaaatgttGATATAGGTCTGGATGCAAAAGGGCGTTGGACACGCTCTAGAGTAGCAAAAGTTAGCTTGTTAATATGCCCTATTTGGTTTCTAGCACAACTTACATTTAATCTATCACTCAAATATACAACTGTTACCTCAAACACCATCTTAAGCAGTTCCTCCAGCTTGTTTACTTTTCTGGTGTCTCTTGTATTCTTGGGAGAAGTTTTCACATGGGTGAAGTTGTTCAGTGTTCTACTTTGTATGGGAGGTACAATCATTGTCAGCTTGGGTGACTCAAAATCAGGATCTAGCAAAGTTGCTTCAAACCCCGTTCTTGGAGACATTCTTTCACTCGTCTCAGCTGCTATGTATGCCGTTTATATAACCCTCATTCGTAAAAAGTTACATGATGATGATGGAAAAAGTGGTCATGCCAGTATGGCACAGTTTCTTGGATATTTGGGTTTATTCAACATGCTCATATTCTTACCCATACCTCTTGTACTCAACTTTGCTAACCTTGAGCCATTTAACACACTCACTTGGAAGCAACTTGGCCTGATAGTTGGTAAAGGTATGTTTGATAATGTGCTGAGCGATTTACTTTGGGCTAAGGCTATTCTCTTGACCTCCACAACAGTAGCTACAGCAGGACTGACCATTCAGGTTCCGCTAGCTGCAATCGTGGATTCACTGACAGGAAATGCACCCCCCATCATGGATTATATTGGAGCTGCAGCTGTCATGGTTGGTTTTGCAGGCATTAACATCCCTTCAGATTCATGTTCAGTACCAGAAGAAGCAAGCATTGAACTAGAAAATGGAAAAATTCAGTCCACAGAACCAGATCACCCATCACCCAGGTAG